The following are encoded in a window of Bacteroidota bacterium genomic DNA:
- a CDS encoding efflux RND transporter periplasmic adaptor subunit — MKKIALQLSIYILSLAGCRGEAEKPAATGRQQIGKVKAIVIMPEKIGERLEASGTLLAADEVALMPEIQGRIVMLNLPEGRRVQKGELLVKLFDGDLQAQLKRVKAQLAAAEITEKRQKELLPLNGISRQEYDLTVTSIETLKAEMAAIQAQLTKTEVRAPFTGTVGLRKVSDGAIVSPGTLLANLRASSELKLDFTVPEAWAARVNSGTEVTFRTETDTLTHKATVIATEQSVEQGTRTLTVRAKVNAGGGTLLPGAFARVEIPFAGTDSMVIVPTNALLAQGRGNSVIVARSGVAHYVKVETGARYASGIVIRKGLHAGDTVITSGVLFIKPGSPVQPDLTQ, encoded by the coding sequence ATGAAAAAAATTGCCTTACAACTATCCATTTACATACTTTCCCTGGCGGGATGCCGGGGTGAAGCGGAAAAACCTGCTGCAACGGGACGCCAGCAAATCGGCAAAGTAAAAGCCATTGTCATTATGCCCGAAAAAATCGGCGAAAGGCTCGAAGCTTCGGGCACGCTGCTTGCAGCCGATGAAGTGGCGCTGATGCCCGAAATACAGGGCCGTATTGTCATGCTTAACCTGCCTGAAGGCCGGCGCGTTCAAAAGGGTGAGCTGTTGGTGAAACTTTTCGACGGCGATCTTCAGGCCCAGCTGAAACGGGTAAAAGCCCAGCTTGCTGCTGCCGAAATTACCGAAAAGCGCCAGAAAGAGCTTCTTCCGCTCAACGGCATCAGCCGGCAGGAATACGACCTTACAGTTACCTCTATTGAAACACTGAAAGCCGAAATGGCGGCCATTCAGGCGCAACTCACCAAAACCGAAGTACGCGCGCCATTTACCGGCACAGTAGGTTTGCGTAAAGTGAGTGATGGCGCCATTGTATCGCCCGGTACATTGCTTGCCAACCTGCGCGCCAGCAGCGAACTCAAGCTCGACTTTACTGTGCCCGAAGCCTGGGCCGCCCGTGTAAACAGCGGCACCGAAGTAACTTTTAGAACCGAAACCGATACGCTTACCCATAAAGCCACTGTTATTGCCACCGAGCAAAGCGTGGAACAAGGCACACGCACATTAACCGTGCGCGCCAAAGTAAATGCCGGTGGCGGCACACTGCTGCCGGGCGCATTTGCACGTGTAGAAATTCCGTTTGCCGGCACCGACAGCATGGTCATTGTGCCCACCAACGCACTCCTTGCACAGGGCCGTGGAAACAGCGTAATTGTAGCACGCAGCGGCGTGGCACACTATGTAAAAGTAGAAACCGGCGCACGCTACGCATCGGGCATTGTTATTCGCAAAGGCCTGCATGCCGGCGATACTGTCATTACATCGGGCGTACTGTTTATCAAACCCGGAAGCCCCGTTCAACCCGATTTAACCCAATAA
- a CDS encoding efflux RND transporter permease subunit translates to MLLSDIALKRPVGAIVLNLIIILFGAVGYTFLGVREYPAIDPPTISVRTSYTGANAEIVESQITEPLERAINGIEGIRTISSSSALGVSNITVEFELSANLEKAANDVRDKVSQATRNLPQDIDAPPSVSKADANSDPVIFMPVQSTEMSIVELSDFAENVLQEKLQTIPGVSEVRIFGQRRPAMRLWLDPGKLAARNLAVQDVFNALQRENVELPAGKIRGNTTELTVKTFGKLTTEKDFNNLIISQTNGQTIRLRDVGEAVIGPENEETAIRRNNVYAISLAIVPQPGANTVEICDEFYKRYSEIQNTLPKGMITDIGIDKSIFVRRSIEEVQETLLIALVLVVLIIYFFFRSWAIAFRPLIDIPVSLIGTFFVMYLFGFSINVLTLLAIVLATGLVVDDGIVVTENIFKRMEKGVDKMTAAREGTREIFFAVISTSLTLAVVFIPVIFLEGFTGRLFREFGVVVSAAVLISAIVSLTLTPVLNVKLTRNVHARSRFYKFTEPFFNGLDRGYGRWLNAFLRQRWIAVAILLLCMAGAWFFNSELKSELAPLEDRSIVRSTVTAPEGTDFDEMDRLIQQIADVVIDSVPEANMIFGATAPPFGAQGSVNTGFINALLKDPEDREATQQEIYNRLQRMYKKINEVRIFPNQEQTITTSLAAGSQLPVQFVIQNLDFEKIKAALPKFLEEARKDSTFGNVDVNLKFNKPELQVVIDRDKAAELGVSILDVSNTLQLAYSGRRFGYYIKNGKQYQVIGQVNRDNRDEPSDLSALYVRNGKGEMIRLDNVVKMQETSNPPTLFHYRRYKSATVQASLAEGRTLGEGIAAMQAIAKRVLDDSFRTDLSGPSRDFAESSSNTSFAFILALVLIYLILAAQFESFSDPFIIMLTVPLALAGALLSLWLFDQTLNIFSQIGMIMLVGLVTKNGIMIVEFANQLREKGMSVAEAVQEAAVARLRPILMTSLATVLGALPIALALGAGSQSRIPLGIVIVGGLLFSLLLTLFVIPAMYRLLSRRKQVTAETVTPQHHTS, encoded by the coding sequence ATGCTCTTGTCAGACATTGCCCTGAAAAGGCCGGTGGGTGCCATTGTACTCAACCTTATAATTATACTCTTCGGAGCGGTGGGCTACACGTTTCTCGGCGTGCGCGAATACCCGGCCATCGACCCGCCCACCATCAGCGTGCGCACTTCCTACACCGGCGCCAACGCCGAAATTGTGGAATCGCAAATTACCGAACCGCTCGAACGCGCCATCAACGGCATCGAAGGCATACGCACCATTTCATCTTCATCAGCACTGGGCGTAAGCAACATTACCGTTGAATTTGAACTCAGCGCCAACCTCGAAAAAGCGGCCAACGATGTACGCGATAAAGTATCGCAGGCTACGCGAAATCTGCCCCAGGACATAGACGCGCCGCCCTCGGTTTCGAAAGCCGATGCCAACAGCGATCCGGTAATTTTCATGCCCGTGCAAAGCACCGAAATGAGCATTGTGGAACTGAGCGACTTTGCCGAAAATGTGCTTCAGGAAAAACTGCAAACCATTCCGGGCGTTAGCGAAGTACGCATTTTCGGGCAACGCCGCCCCGCCATGCGCCTCTGGCTCGATCCGGGCAAACTCGCCGCACGTAACCTTGCCGTGCAGGATGTGTTTAACGCCCTGCAGCGCGAAAACGTGGAACTCCCCGCCGGTAAAATTAGAGGCAACACCACCGAACTCACCGTAAAAACATTCGGCAAACTCACCACCGAAAAAGACTTCAACAACCTCATCATTTCTCAAACCAACGGACAAACCATACGCCTGCGCGATGTGGGCGAAGCCGTAATTGGTCCCGAAAATGAAGAAACCGCCATCCGCCGCAACAACGTGTATGCAATTTCACTGGCCATTGTGCCACAACCCGGTGCAAACACCGTTGAAATTTGCGATGAGTTTTACAAACGTTACAGCGAAATACAAAACACACTGCCCAAGGGCATGATTACCGATATCGGTATCGACAAATCCATTTTCGTGCGCCGCTCAATTGAAGAAGTGCAGGAAACACTGCTCATTGCGCTGGTACTGGTGGTGCTTATCATTTACTTCTTCTTCCGAAGCTGGGCCATTGCATTCCGTCCGCTCATTGATATTCCGGTTTCACTTATCGGCACATTTTTCGTGATGTATCTGTTCGGCTTTTCAATCAATGTACTCACGCTGCTTGCCATTGTGCTTGCCACAGGGCTTGTGGTGGACGATGGAATTGTGGTGACGGAAAATATTTTTAAACGGATGGAAAAAGGGGTGGACAAAATGACGGCTGCACGTGAGGGTACGCGCGAAATTTTCTTTGCCGTTATTTCCACTTCGCTTACGCTTGCCGTGGTATTTATTCCGGTAATTTTTCTGGAAGGATTTACGGGCAGGTTGTTCCGCGAATTTGGTGTGGTGGTTTCGGCCGCCGTGCTTATCTCAGCAATCGTATCACTTACGTTAACACCTGTGCTTAACGTAAAACTTACGCGCAACGTACATGCCCGCTCACGCTTCTACAAATTTACCGAGCCTTTCTTCAACGGACTTGATCGCGGTTACGGGCGCTGGCTCAATGCGTTTCTTCGTCAGCGCTGGATTGCAGTGGCTATTCTGCTGCTTTGTATGGCGGGAGCATGGTTCTTTAATTCCGAACTCAAATCAGAACTTGCACCGCTCGAAGACAGAAGCATTGTGCGCTCTACGGTAACCGCACCCGAAGGCACCGATTTTGATGAAATGGACCGGCTCATCCAGCAAATTGCGGATGTGGTGATTGACAGTGTGCCCGAAGCCAACATGATTTTCGGAGCCACTGCACCGCCGTTTGGTGCGCAGGGCAGTGTAAATACAGGTTTCATTAACGCACTGCTCAAAGATCCCGAAGACCGCGAAGCCACACAGCAGGAAATTTATAACCGGTTGCAGCGCATGTATAAAAAAATAAACGAAGTGCGCATCTTCCCTAATCAGGAGCAAACAATTACTACCTCGCTTGCAGCAGGATCGCAGTTGCCGGTGCAGTTTGTAATTCAGAATCTCGACTTCGAAAAAATAAAAGCCGCGCTGCCGAAATTTCTTGAAGAGGCCCGTAAAGACTCCACCTTCGGCAACGTGGATGTGAATCTGAAATTCAACAAGCCCGAACTGCAGGTAGTGATTGACCGCGATAAAGCCGCCGAGCTTGGTGTGAGTATTCTTGATGTGTCCAACACACTGCAACTTGCTTACAGCGGCCGCCGTTTTGGTTACTACATCAAAAACGGCAAGCAGTATCAGGTTATCGGTCAGGTAAACCGCGATAACCGCGACGAGCCTTCTGATCTTTCGGCGCTGTATGTGCGCAATGGCAAGGGTGAAATGATCAGGCTCGATAATGTGGTGAAAATGCAGGAAACCAGTAATCCGCCCACGCTGTTTCACTACCGGCGTTATAAGTCGGCCACAGTGCAGGCTTCGCTGGCCGAAGGGCGAACACTTGGCGAAGGCATTGCTGCCATGCAGGCCATAGCCAAACGCGTGCTCGACGATTCGTTCCGCACTGATCTTTCAGGGCCCTCGCGCGATTTTGCAGAGAGTTCGTCGAACACTTCGTTTGCTTTCATCCTTGCGCTGGTACTTATCTACCTCATTCTCGCCGCGCAGTTCGAAAGCTTCAGCGATCCGTTTATCATTATGCTTACCGTGCCGCTGGCCCTTGCAGGCGCATTACTTTCGCTTTGGTTGTTTGACCAGACGCTGAATATTTTTTCGCAAATCGGGATGATTATGCTGGTGGGGCTGGTTACCAAAAACGGAATTATGATTGTGGAATTTGCCAACCAGCTGCGCGAAAAAGGAATGAGTGTGGCCGAAGCCGTGCAGGAAGCGGCGGTTGCCCGTTTGCGGCCTATTCTTATGACTTCGCTGGCTACTGTGCTGGGTGCTTTACCCATTGCACTTGCGTTGGGTGCCGGCTCGCAAAGCCGTATTCCGCTGGGCATTGTCATTGTGGGTGGTTTGCTGTTTTCGCTGCTGCTCACCCTGTTCGTTATTCCGGCCATGTACCGTTTGCTTTCACGGCGAAAACAGGTAACTGCCGAAACTGTTACACCTCAACACCACACATCATGA
- a CDS encoding TolC family protein: protein MKQLLALMIFMPALLSAQELLTPEEALRIGMKNNYDILLTRNAADAAALNNSPGAAGMLPDVSINAAASKNQSNIQQRFANGNEISSPNAGGQNYSAGIALGWTVFDGMRMFATRERLEQLATAGEYTWRAQVQRTAADILSGYFNIVRLGELLKATQEVIAVNEERVRITENRVNSGLAARNELLQARIDLNVQQENLISLQLSHSLAKQQLNQLLARDALLAFAVIETIPDAVIENRAQLQQKILSSNPELLAFQARVNAAGQTVREARAAYMPVVRLNGGYNFGRTENAAGFSLFNQSYGWQGGVTLAMPLYSGGNVKRNVATNRLQFADARYQAERASQAVSLQLHNALQTFDARASMLTLEHENENMSRENIKIALDRLRLGQGTSLDVKEAQATLAQCLTRSIQARFDLKMAEVSVKQLAGEL from the coding sequence ATGAAGCAACTGCTTGCCCTCATGATTTTTATGCCCGCGCTGCTAAGTGCTCAGGAACTGCTTACCCCAGAGGAAGCGCTGCGCATCGGCATGAAAAACAACTACGACATTCTGCTTACCCGCAATGCCGCTGATGCTGCTGCCCTCAACAACAGCCCCGGTGCCGCAGGCATGCTGCCCGATGTAAGCATTAATGCAGCCGCATCAAAAAACCAGAGCAATATTCAGCAGCGTTTTGCAAACGGCAACGAAATAAGTTCGCCCAATGCAGGCGGACAAAATTATTCGGCGGGTATTGCACTGGGCTGGACGGTTTTTGATGGCATGCGCATGTTTGCCACACGCGAAAGGCTTGAGCAACTTGCCACCGCCGGCGAATACACCTGGCGTGCGCAGGTACAACGCACTGCGGCCGACATACTGAGTGGTTATTTCAACATTGTACGGCTTGGCGAACTGCTGAAAGCCACACAGGAAGTAATTGCCGTAAACGAAGAACGTGTACGCATTACCGAAAACCGTGTAAACAGCGGGCTGGCTGCCAGAAACGAATTACTTCAGGCGCGCATCGACCTGAATGTGCAGCAGGAAAATCTTATTTCACTGCAGCTTTCACACTCGCTTGCCAAACAGCAGCTCAATCAGCTCCTTGCCCGCGATGCCCTGCTTGCCTTTGCCGTAATCGAAACTATTCCTGATGCGGTAATCGAAAACAGGGCGCAGCTGCAGCAGAAAATCCTGAGCAGCAATCCGGAATTGCTGGCGTTTCAGGCGCGCGTAAATGCGGCAGGGCAAACCGTGCGCGAGGCGCGTGCAGCTTACATGCCTGTAGTGCGGCTCAACGGCGGCTACAATTTCGGCCGCACCGAAAATGCCGCAGGCTTCAGCCTGTTTAACCAAAGCTACGGCTGGCAGGGCGGTGTTACGCTGGCTATGCCGCTTTACAGTGGTGGCAATGTTAAACGCAACGTAGCCACAAACCGCCTGCAATTTGCCGATGCCCGCTACCAGGCCGAACGCGCCTCGCAGGCAGTTAGCCTGCAACTGCACAATGCCCTGCAAACGTTCGATGCACGCGCATCCATGCTCACACTCGAACACGAAAATGAAAACATGTCGCGCGAGAACATCAAAATTGCACTCGATCGCCTGCGTCTCGGGCAGGGCACTTCGCTCGACGTAAAAGAAGCACAGGCCACACTTGCACAATGCCTCACACGCAGCATTCAGGCCCGCTTCGATCTGAAAATGGCCGAAGTAAGTGTGAAACAACTGGCTGGCGAGCTGTAG
- a CDS encoding sigma-70 family RNA polymerase sigma factor: MDTLSENSISALRPYLCKIAYQMTGETAEAEDIVQDVFAQWLQRDNAAVENVKAYLARMTVNASIDRLSRLKAERELYTGPWLPEPYISSTPDAGLPDIEYGLLFLLERLNPLERAVFILRESFGEEYETIAELTGQKPENCRQLLHRSREKLRRSVTTPADPEKLKALTEAFLFALHHQNREALEGILKQDIVVYSDGGGKRWAALKPVAGLEKVLKFLFGIQQHNAQQQTELRYEPAFFNGMPAALLIDNSSGEIDAAITLLYDEEGISELLFLRNPDKLKVRG, from the coding sequence GTGGATACATTATCTGAAAACAGCATTTCTGCGCTGCGCCCTTACCTGTGTAAAATTGCCTATCAGATGACGGGTGAAACTGCGGAGGCAGAAGATATTGTGCAGGATGTGTTTGCGCAATGGCTGCAACGCGATAATGCGGCAGTGGAAAATGTAAAAGCCTATCTGGCACGGATGACCGTGAACGCCAGCATTGACAGGCTGAGCCGGCTGAAAGCCGAACGCGAACTTTACACCGGCCCGTGGCTGCCCGAACCTTACATAAGCAGCACGCCCGATGCCGGGTTGCCGGATATTGAGTACGGACTGCTTTTTTTGCTTGAGCGGCTTAATCCGCTTGAACGTGCCGTATTTATTTTGCGCGAAAGCTTCGGCGAAGAATATGAAACGATAGCCGAACTCACCGGCCAGAAGCCCGAAAACTGCCGCCAGCTGCTGCACCGCAGCCGCGAAAAACTGCGCAGAAGTGTAACCACCCCGGCCGATCCTGAAAAGCTGAAAGCACTTACCGAAGCGTTTTTGTTTGCGCTGCACCACCAGAACCGCGAAGCACTGGAAGGCATTCTTAAACAGGATATTGTGGTGTACAGCGATGGTGGCGGCAAACGCTGGGCCGCACTGAAACCGGTGGCCGGACTGGAAAAAGTGCTGAAGTTTTTGTTTGGCATACAGCAGCACAATGCGCAACAGCAAACCGAACTGCGTTACGAGCCGGCTTTTTTCAACGGTATGCCCGCCGCGTTGCTAATTGACAACTCCAGCGGTGAAATTGATGCCGCCATTACGCTGTTGTATGATGAGGAAGGCATTTCAGAGCTGCTGTTTTTGCGGAATCCGGATAAGCTGAAGGTGCGTGGGTAA